The genomic window CTGTAATGAGTTCAGCGGCAGCCGCAAGATCGGGTGCGCCCTGACGCTGACGGCCGGTTTCGGGATCGCCGAGTTCCCCTGCTTGAACGAGCTGTGGGATCACGAGAGCGGCTGGAACTACAAGGCCGAAAACCGCAGCTCCGGGGCGTACGGCATTCCGCAGTCCCTGCCCGGCAGCAAGATGGCTTCGGCCGGCGCGGACTGGAAGACCAACCCGGCCACCCAGATCAAGTGGGGCCTGGGTTACATCAAGGGCCGGTACAAGACGCCGTGTGGTGCCTGGAACAACTTCCAGCAGAACGGCAACTACTAGACCTGAGCTTGAAGGGTGATGGCCGTCGTGAGGCGGCCATCACCCTTTTTCATGCCTGTCCAGGAGGGGCGGGCAGTGCCCGGTGTGGACTAAATCCAACTTAAGGGCGCATTGTCCGGCGCCGACGGACCGGTTGTCCGGAGAAAGTAAGGGGGCCCGCGCCGCTACGGGGGGAACGGCGCGGACCCAGACGCAACGATATCCGTCATTTCGGGGGAATGCGAGAGCTTCCGGCGTATACATAGGAACCGCACAGCGAACCGTTACCGGTCACGAGGTGATGGTCTTGGTCTGGGTCGTGGTGATGAAGGCGGTCAGGGAGAGCGTCAGCGTCCACTTGTCCTCGTTCACGCCATACTTGGCGGACTGGATGAGCACCGACCGGGGCTGCTCGGTCTGCAACTCCTTGACGAAGGTGGTGATCTTGTCGATCGAGCCCTCGATGTTCAGGGTGATCGGCAGTTCGGACACCGCGGGGGTGTTCTTCAGCTCCTGCGGCGCGGATGCCCCGTAACCGCTGACGTCGACGTTGTTCTTGATGCCGAGGGCCTGCAACTGCTTGAGGAACTCGGGGATCTGGTTGGTGGTCTTCCCGTACGGCAGGGCCTTCTGTGCCGTGACCAGCGTCGCCTTGTAGGTTTCGATGCTCTTGAGCTGTTCCCGCAGTTCGGTGAGCTTCTTCTGCTCCTTGGCGAGTTGCAGGACGGTGTCGGCGGTGTCGTTCTGAACAGTGTCCCGGGCGGTGTATTTCGGTCCGATCACCAGGAAGTAGCTGCCGATCACGAGCAGGATGGCCAGGGTCAGCCCACCGAAGAGCCAGATCTGGTCGATACGACGCGTGGTCATCACTTTCCTCCGCTCGGGCAGTCCTCGGTGAAGCGCCCACAGAGCGCGTCTTTGGTGATGGTGATCGTGACGGAGAAGACGACCACGTCGTCCTGGTCCGTCACGCTCGTCACGAACGGGTTCACCATGTCCTCCAGGTCGCCGAGCTCATTGACGTAGTCGGCGACGTCACGCTTGTCGGCGGCGGTACCGGAGACCGTCAGCGTGCCGATCTCGTCGGTTGTCTCGGTGCTGGTACTGGTGCTGGTGTCGTTCAGCGTGCCGTTGATGTCGGTGATGTCCACCTTGGTGTCCACCGCCCGGTCCCGGATCAGAGTGAGCAGGTTGGTCCAGGACAGGTCACTGGCCATCACCGCGGCCAGCTCGGTGTTCAGTTCCGTCCCGCCCTGCTGGTACTCGACCAGGTCACGCAGGTCGTCGACCTTCTGCGCGCTGCGGACCGTGGTCAAGGACTGGAAGGTCTCGGTGTACTCGTCGTCGGCGTTCTGCTTGGCGATGGACGCCTGCGCGTACCAGGCAGCGAGGACGGCGAGCGTGGCGACGACCAGGACCACGATCATCGTGCGGGTGATCCGGGACCGCCGGCTCTCCCTGATCTCCGGTGGCAGCAGATCGGCGCGGATGGACAGGACCCGGGCCGCCTGTTGTGGCGACACCGACGGATCCACGGGCATCAGGGCGGTGGTGCTCATCAGGCTGCTCCGAGGGTGAGGCCGATCGACACCGCAGCCGACGGGACGAAACTGTCGAAACCTTGCTCGCGGGCTTTGCGGGTGTCCTTCAGCCGGGCCGCGCTGTCCGCATACATCACCGCGACGCCCAACTGCTCCTGCAGGTGTGCGGCGAGGCCGGGCATCAGCGCGCTGCCGCCGCAGAGCGAGATCCGGCTGACCTGCTTCTGCCGCTCGCCCGAGGCCAGGTAGGTGAACGAGCTGCGCAACTCGCTGACCAGCGGGCGGACCGCGTCCACCAGGGCGGCCACCGTGTCCGGGTTGCCGTCGCCGTGCAGGCCGAACCGGCACTTGAGGGTCTCCGCCTCGATGGTGGACAGGCCCAGGCGGGTGGCGACGTTGTCGGTGATCTCGGAGCCGCCGCGGGGCAGGGTACGCACGAACAGCGGCTCGCCGTCCGCGTGCACCACCACGCTGGTGATGTTGGCGCCGATGTCGACGATCGCCTCGACCTGGGCGTCCAGCCGGGAGGCGGAGCGCAGCATGGCGAACGAGGCCAGATCGACTCCGTTGACTTTGAGACCGGCTTTCTGGACCGCCTGCACCAGCGTGAGGACCGCTTCCTTGGGCATGGCGATCAGCAGGCCGCGGACGGTCTGGTCGTCACCCGGCTGCTCGAGCGGGTAGAAGTCCAGCAGGGAACGCTCGACCGCGAGCGGGAGCTGCTCCTTGACCTGGAACGGCAGGGCCTGGCGCATCTGGTTGGCCGGCAGGTTGGCGATCGAGGTCTCCCGGACCACCAGCTGCGGGTTGGTGACCGCCAGGTTGACCCGCTTGCTGCCGAACTTGCCGGCCGCCCAGAGCTGCTTGAGGGCTGCGGTGAGCCCGATCGGGTTCTGCACCACACCGGCCACCACGGTGCCGG from Actinoplanes derwentensis includes these protein-coding regions:
- a CDS encoding PilN domain-containing protein, whose protein sequence is MSTTALMPVDPSVSPQQAARVLSIRADLLPPEIRESRRSRITRTMIVVLVVATLAVLAAWYAQASIAKQNADDEYTETFQSLTTVRSAQKVDDLRDLVEYQQGGTELNTELAAVMASDLSWTNLLTLIRDRAVDTKVDITDINGTLNDTSTSTSTETTDEIGTLTVSGTAADKRDVADYVNELGDLEDMVNPFVTSVTDQDDVVVFSVTITITKDALCGRFTEDCPSGGK
- the pilO gene encoding type 4a pilus biogenesis protein PilO, with protein sequence MTTRRIDQIWLFGGLTLAILLVIGSYFLVIGPKYTARDTVQNDTADTVLQLAKEQKKLTELREQLKSIETYKATLVTAQKALPYGKTTNQIPEFLKQLQALGIKNNVDVSGYGASAPQELKNTPAVSELPITLNIEGSIDKITTFVKELQTEQPRSVLIQSAKYGVNEDKWTLTLSLTAFITTTQTKTITS
- the pilM gene encoding type IV pilus assembly protein PilM, whose protein sequence is MAGATPIGLDIGSSSIRAVEVRRNKDEYSLINFGQFPLEPGTVVAGVVQNPIGLTAALKQLWAAGKFGSKRVNLAVTNPQLVVRETSIANLPANQMRQALPFQVKEQLPLAVERSLLDFYPLEQPGDDQTVRGLLIAMPKEAVLTLVQAVQKAGLKVNGVDLASFAMLRSASRLDAQVEAIVDIGANITSVVVHADGEPLFVRTLPRGGSEITDNVATRLGLSTIEAETLKCRFGLHGDGNPDTVAALVDAVRPLVSELRSSFTYLASGERQKQVSRISLCGGSALMPGLAAHLQEQLGVAVMYADSAARLKDTRKAREQGFDSFVPSAAVSIGLTLGAA